A single Lactuca sativa cultivar Salinas chromosome 8, Lsat_Salinas_v11, whole genome shotgun sequence DNA region contains:
- the LOC111906227 gene encoding AP-2 complex subunit alpha-2-like, with product MQDSAYLLGEYSHLLARRPGCSPKDIFVIIHEKLPTVSTPTISILLSTYAKILMHSQPPDPELQNQIWAIFSKYETCIDTEIQQRAVQLFIFNSTLAKILNF from the exons ATGCAGGATAGCGCTTATCTGCTTGGAGAATACAGCCATCTTTTGGCCAGACGACCTGGGTGTAGCCCAAAGGACATTTTTGTCATTATACATGAGAAGCTTCCTACTGTATC GACTCCAACAATATCCATTCTTCTCTCAACATACGCAAAGATTTTGATGCACTCTCAACCACCAGATCCCGAATTACAAAACCAGATCTGGGCAATATTCAGCAA ATATGAAACATGCATTGATACTGAGATACAACAAAGAGCTGTACAACTATTCATTTTCAATAGCacacttgcaaaaattttaaacttttaa